One window of the Sander lucioperca isolate FBNREF2018 chromosome 5, SLUC_FBN_1.2, whole genome shotgun sequence genome contains the following:
- the LOC116050812 gene encoding extracellular calcium-sensing receptor-like has translation MFDCLYVMLLFVLLVGAFGAEEDTALCEILGSPEFPLLSKEGDITIGGVFSINSQISSPPLTFTDAPEPLKCSRIDFREFHFAQTMMFAIEEINNSSSLLPNISIGYQIFDGCDSNLPSTRAVMGLINGPERTLEKTCSSHLSVHAIVGASESSSAIAMLQISGIFQIPVISHFATCACLSNKKEYPYFFRTIPSDYHQSRALAKLVKHFGWTWVGAVRSDNDYGNNGMATFITAASQEGVCIEYSEAISRTDPSEQVTRVVRVIQSGSARVLVAFLAQGEMEILLEEALKQNLTGLQWVGSESWITAGHLATKGYSRILTGSLGFTLRKSKITGLREFLLQVNPSQDPDNNLLREFWEATFGCSLQSSPHGQTQCSGTERLQDIKNPFTDVSELRISNNVYKAVYAVAYAMHNMLKCGQSGEAVNHPCIWKDALESKQVVKHLRDVNFTLQSGERVYFDENGDPTATYELVNWQRNQAGDIVFVAIGSYDASLPNGKQFTMIGINTTWAAESLERPQSVCSESCLPGFRQAVIKGKPICCFSCIACAAGEISNFSNSAECSRCQLEYWSNEDHSQCVPKVIEFLSYGETMGVLLTAFSLFGASLTLVVSCVFFWFRHTPLVKASNFELSFLLLFSLTLCFLCSLTFIGRPSEWSCMLRHTAFGITFALCMSCILAKTIAVVIAFKAKRPANTVPQCSAPLQRTSVLSCTLLQVLVCLLWLTLAPPFPYKNTAHATERIILECDLGSPIGFWAVLGYIGLLAVLCFILAFLARKLPDNFNEAKFITFSMLIFCAVWVTFIPAYVSSPGKFTVAVEIFAILASSFGLLFCIFAPKCYILLLKPEKNTKKHMMGRN, from the exons ATGTTTGACTGCCTCTATGTAATGTTACTGTTTGTGCTTCTTGTGGGAGCCTTTGGAGCAGAGGAAGACACTGCACTCTGTGAGATACTGGGGAGCCCAGAGTTTCCTCTGTTATCTAAGGAAGGAGATATCACTATTGGAGGAGTTTTCTCCATCAATAGCCAAATATCAAGTCCTCCGCTCACCTTCACAGATGCTCCAGAACCTCTCAAATGCTCCAG GATAGATTTTAGGGAATTTCATTTTGCCCAAACAATGATGTTTGCCATTGAGGAGATCAACAATAGCAGCTCCCTGCTGCCAAATATTTCAATTGGTTATCAGATATTTGACGGCTGTGATTCAAATCTGCCTTCAACACGTGCAGTGATGGGTCTAATAAATGGGCCAGAAAGGACTTTGGAAAAAACCTGCTCCAGCCATTTATCTGTTCATGCGATCGTCGGAGCCTCTGAGTCCTCCTCAGCCATTGCGATGCTACAAATTTCAGGGATTTTCCAAATACCAGTG aTCAGCCACTTTGCCACTTGTGCTTGTCTGAGTAACAAAAAGGAGTACCCCTACTTCTTCAGAACCATCCCTAGTGACTACCATCAGAGCAGAGCCTTGGCAAAACTGGTAAAGCACTTTGGCTGGACATGGGTTGGGGCAGTTAGAAGTGACAATGATTATGGTAACAATGGCATGGCAACATTTATCACAGCTGCGAGTCAGGAAGGGGTTTGTATTGAGTACTCAGAGGCCATCTCAAGGACTGATCCAAGTGAGCAGGTTACCAGGGTAGTCAGAGTTATCCAAAGCGGCAGTGCCAGGGTATTAGTTGCGTTCCTGGCCCAGGGCGAGATGGAAATTCTGCTTGAGGAAGCTCTGAAGCAGAACTTGACTGGGCTGCAGTGGGTGGGCAGTGAGTCCTGGATTACAGCAGGTCATCTGGCCACTAAAGGATACTCAAGAATTCTGACAGGGTCTCTGGGCTTCACCCTCAGAAAATCAAAGATCACAGGCCTGCGAGAGTTTCTTTTGCAGGTTAACCCAAGTCAAGACCCTGATAATAATCTGCTGCGAGAGTTCTGGGAAGCCACATTTGGTTGCAGTTTGCAATCCAGTCCGCATGGTCAGACCCAGTGCTCTGGCACTGAGAGACTACAGGACATCAAAAATCCTTTCACAGATGTGTCAGAGCTAAGGATATCTAACAATGTGTATAAGGCTGTGTATGCTGTGGCTTATGCCATGCATAACATGTTAAAATGTGGACAAAGTGGCGAAGCGGTGAATCACCCGTGTATCTGGAAAGATGCTTTAGAATCAAAACAG GTTGTGAAACACCTCCGAGATGTGAATTTCACTCTTCAGTCAGGAGAAAGAGTGTACTTTGATGAAAATGGAGACCCTACAGCAACGTATGAGCTGGTGAACTGGCAGAGAAACCAAGCAGGAGATATTGTGTTTGTGGCTATAGGGAGCTACGACGCCTCACTACCAAATGGAAAGCAGTTTACCATGATCGGAATAAACACTACATGGGCTGCCGAATCCCTGGAG AGGCCACAGTCTGTCTGCAGTGAAAGTTGTCTGCCAGGTTTCCGGCAGGCTGTGATTAAAGGCAAACCCATCTGCTGTTTCTCCTGTATCGCCTGTGCTGCTGGGGAGATAAGCAACTTCAGCA ATTCTGCCGAGTGCTCACGGTGTCAACTGGAGTACTGGTCAAATGAAGACCACAGCCAATGTGTTCCAAAGGTGATCGAGTTCCTATCTTATGGAGAAACCATGGGCGTCCTGCTCACTGCTTTCTCATTGTTTGGAGCAAGTTTAACACTGGTGGTGTCATGTGTCTTCTTTTGGTTTCGTCACACACCTCTTGTCAAAGCCAGTAACTTTGAGCTGAGCTTCCTGCTGCTCTTCTCCTTGACTCTTTGTTTCCTGTGTTCTCTGACGTTCATAGGCCGGCCCTCTGAGTGGTCCTGCATGCTGCGACACACGGCATTTGGCATCACCTTTGCCTTGTGCATGTCTTGTATCTTGGCTAAAACCATAGCAGTGGTGATTGCCTTTAAGGCGAAAAGGCCAGCAAACACAGTTCCTCAGTGTTCTGCGCCGCTTCAGAGAACAAGTGTTCTTAGCTGTACTTTACTGCAGGTGTTAGTCTGTTTGCTGTGGTTGACTCTTGCCCCGCCATTTCCCTACAAAAATACAGCTCATGCCACTGAAAGGATTATTCTAGAATGTGATTTAGGTTCACCTATAGGGTTCTGGGCTGTGCTGGGGTACATAGGACTCCTGGCTGTGCTATGCTTCATCCTTGCTTTTCTGGCTCGAAAGCTGCCTGATAATTTCAATGAAGCTAAGTTCATCACCTTCAGCATGCTGATATTCTGTGCAGTTTGGGTCACTTTTATCCCAGCGTATGTCAGCTCTCCTGGGAAGTTCACTGTAGCTGTGGAGATATTTGCCATTCTGGCCTCTAGCTTTGGGTTGCTCTTCTGTATATTTGCGCCGAAATGTTATATTTTACTGTTAAAACCAGAGAAAAATACTAAAAAACATATGATGGGGAGAAACTAA